The Anomaloglossus baeobatrachus isolate aAnoBae1 chromosome 7, aAnoBae1.hap1, whole genome shotgun sequence sequence ctttttttatcgcatccgaccgtacgtcctgcagcgaccgatcagtgcactgcgtctgtgcgtttgaaaagtcaaatggcgctccttctcttctgagccccgccatgcgctcaaacaattactttccaccacatatgaggtatctgcgtactcaggagaaattgcacaatacgttttatggtgcattttttcctgttacccttgtgaaaaaaaaagctacctagttgaagcaaccgttttgtggtaaaaaaaaaaaaaattcttttcacggctcaacgctataaacttctgtgaagcccccaggtgttaaaagtgctcaccaaacatctagaaaaattatttgagggctctagtttccaaaatggtgtcacttgtgggggagctccactgtttaggcaccatagggggtctccaaacgtgacatggcgtccgctaatgattccaaccaattttgctgtcaaatggcgctccttctcttctgaaccccgccatgcgcccaaacaattactttccaccacatatgaggtatctgcgtactcaggagaaaatgcacaatacattttatggtgcattttttcctgatagccttgtgaaaaaaaaagctacctagttgaagcaaccgttttgtggtaaaaaaaaaaaaaattcttttcatggctcaacgctataaacttctgtgaagcccccaggtgttcaaagtgctcaccaaacatctagaaaaattatttgagggctctagtttccaaaatggggtgacttgtgggggagctccattgtttaggcacctcagggggtcttcataccccacatggcgtccgctaatgagtgcagctaattttgcactcaaaaattcaaatggcgctccttgccttccgagcactgccgtgtgtccaaagatttgatttccaccacatatgaggtatctgcgtattcaggagaaaatgcacaatacattttatggtgcattttttcctgttacccttgtgaaaaaaaaagctacctagttgaagcaaccgttttgttgtaaaaaattttttttttcttttcacggctcaacgctataaacttctgtgaagcccccaggtgttcaaagtgctcaccaaacatctagaaaaattatttgagggctctagtttccaaaatggggtcacttgtgggggagctccattgtttaggcacctcagggggtcttcaaacccgacatggcgtccgctaacaggtgcagctaattttgcactcaaaaattcaaatggcgctccttgccttccgagcactgccgtgtgtccaaagatttgatttccaccacatatgaggtatctgcgtattcaggagaaaatgcacaatacattttatggtgcattttttcctgttacccttgtgaaaaaaaaagctacctagttgaagcaaccgttttgttgtaaaaaaaattttttttcttttcacggctcaacgctataaacttctgtgaagcccccaggtgttcaaagtgctcacgaaacatctagaacaattatttgagggctctagtttccaaaatggggtcacttgtgggggagctccattgtttaggcacctcagggggtcttcaaacccgacatggcgtccgctaacaggtgcagctaattttgcactcaaaaattcaaatggcgctccttgccttccgagcactgctgtgtgtccaaacatttgatttccaccacatatgaggtatctgcgtactcaggagaaaatgcacaatacattttatggtgcattttttcctgttacccttgtgaaaaaaaaagctacctagttgaagcaaccgttttgttgtaaaaaaaattttttttcttttcacggctcaacgctataaacttctgtgaagcccccaggtgttcaaagtgctcacgaaacatctagaacaattatttgagggctctagtttccaaaatggggtcacttgtgggggagctccattgtttaggcacctcagggggtcttcaaacccgacatggcgtccgctaatgagtgcagctaattttgcgttcaaaaattcaaatggcgctccttcccttccgagctctgccgtgcgcccaaacaattgatttttaccacatatggggtatcagcgtactcaggagaacatgcacaataaattgtattgtgtactttctcttttctcccttgtaaaaatgaaaattttatggctaaagtaacatttttgtgttaaaaagtaaaattttcattttttccttccacattgctttggttcctgtgaagcacctaaagggttaataaacttattggatgtggttttgagcagtgtgaggggtgtagtttttagaatggggtcacttttgggtattttctgtcacctcggcctctcaaagtcacctcaaatgtaatgtggtccctaaaaaaaattattttgtaaattttgttggaaaaaatgagaaattgctgatgacctttgaccccttctaacttcctaacggaaaaaaaatttgtttcgaaaattgcgctgatgtaaagtacacaagtgggaaatgttatttagtaactattttgtgtgacatatctctcagatttatgggcataaattttcaaagtttgaaaattgcgaaattttcaaaattttcgccaaatttcctaaattttcacaaataaacgcaaaaaatatcggcctaaatttacaactgacatgaagtacaatatgtcacgaaaaaacaatctcagaatcgccaggatccgctgaagcgttccagagttataacctgtcaaagtgacactggtcagaattgcaaaaaatggcccggtcattagggtgttttagtggccgggggtgaaggggttaaaacatcccGTGCACCAGTAGAACAGAGTACAAGACTCCAAGTTGTGTGTTCTCTGTAGTTATAGGGGTCTCAGAGAAGCCAGGCTACACCTGTAACTCATCCACCTGATACTGATCAATGATTAAATGAGTTGTccgacaaagtaaaaaaaaaatgtttaagctaatctgtgctgtattgtcatataaaacacccctacatttttttttgtttctaacttttgttcctcttgaattatccctttattctccgcacacactttgtttacctgcagctcaaccaaacatgacattttcCTGTGCAAAAGTCACAGTCAGAGCTGTCACTGCCCTGCCTCACTGTCCAGAGCCGCCCTCTGCAcattcattggctgtcagtattctgtcccagcactgacctctcatcactccaacattggaaataacagcgccacatagggctctgcacacccaccacatagggctctgcacacccaccacatagggctctgcatgcccctccacataggactctgcacacccaccacatagggctctgcatgcccctccacataggactctgcacacccaccacataggactctgcacacccaccacataggactctgcacacccaccacataggactctgcacacccaccacatagggctctgcacgccACTCCACATGTCACTCTGCAGCCCCCCCCATGTCGCTATGCGCCCCtcacactatctacttacctgccccaatgtagctcaatagtgcaataaacaaaacttaacaaaataagccagataacccctttaagcttgAAATACAGGGCAAGGCCTTGTTTCAAACCCTGTCCCCCATGCTTCACCATTATACTATTTTTACGCTGTGGCATTCGATGCCACTTTTCCTGGTGTCCGCCCCCttttttttggaaatgtggagatgccaagttgggtctccaagttgtgttgtCTGCAGTGGCAGGGGCCTGGGGCGGCTGAGCTGTTGCTGCAGTGGGGGCTGGGACTGGGACTGCGGGCGGAGATGGCATGAAATAATGGCGCCCCGAGCTGGCACGTGCAACGATGGAGCTCTCAGTTCAAAATATCATCTACGCACGCACTATTTCTGGCTCATTGAAATCCAAGCAATAGATTTGAGGAAAATGGCGCCTAGAagtggcacgtgtgcagatgataTCTCAACTTCTCATTGAGTTGAGAGGTCAATCTGTGCAGGCACCCagtctgggtgccatttctttgaagccctcacagcCCGCCTCCGCAACCCCTGCAAAACACCAGAACAACCGAGACACTTTCTgggagagcatctgggacacccactgcccgcagcatcgccctgcgtcctgtgaccctgctcaAACACCGTTGCCACCTGCCTCTGGTAAAACACTACCGGATTATAAAAACGGAACCCATTTTTTCAccgtttttttcctctaaatttggggtgcgttttataatctggtgcattCTCCACCAAAAATATGTAATCGCAACAATTGAGAGGTTCTGGGATCTGACTTGTGTCACAAAGGAATGCTGTCGATTGAGTTAATAAGGACATCAGCAGCtatagctataaaaaaaaaaaaaatatctgatttGGAAGGAAGTACTGGGTTTTATAGAGTACATTTTTTATCTGCTGCACaactggaaaaaaaatgcaataagtgTTGATCAAACCATCTTCACCATAATAACCGGTGTGGGGCATCATGCTCATAATGGGTAGAGATGGGGTTTTTCCAGTGCAGTAAGGAGAATTCCACTGAGATCTGGTTAATGATTATTAATATTTCTTCATAGAGCTCCAATTCTGATGGAAGTGGGCTGCaccacactgattttttttttacttgaatctTTTGCCCTTCAGATCCGTGATGTCACCTGATCTTTTGTGATCTCATATTCATGTGATAAAAATAGCCTATTTCATTTATTCTCACATTATGTCTCCAACCATGAATTTCACTGATCACATTAATACACAAAGGATCTGGAAAAGAGGTCACATTATTTAGGGAAAATTCATGGGGAAGACGTCACATGTAAAGGAAGCTGCACAGAAAGCTGCAGGACCTCGGCAAAGAGCGGGAAATTCAAACTTCCTCACAGTTCTGTTTGAGCCAATCAGCAAAGGAAAGAGGAGGGGCCGTGACGTTGAATTACGGTAGAAAATGCTAATCGTTGTTGACAACGGCGGCATAAATTACTATGAAGGGTTAACATGTGGGCGGAGCTGCAGGCCTGTAACTTACTAAAGATTGGTTAAGGAATTTGAAAATTCCCGCTCAGTGGTGGCGGCTTTTTCTTTCTGTCCCATGAGGTCGCAGGACGCGCGGCTATTAGGAAACCTGCTCCTGGGGGGCGGTCAGTGGTCGCTCGCTTTCCATACAGGAGTATCCTAGATTTCCCGGCTCAGGAGAGCAGTATCCGCTCTATAATACAGAACCCGCGGACCCTGAATGGATGGGAATCGTGAAGCCGCGTTATCCACAGACAGGGATCTGCCCCGAATGTACAACCTGGAGACAAGAACTGCGCCCACCCCAGTCCCACAGCTACTATCAGACTCCTGGAAAAAATGAAGAAAGGTCTTAGTGGGTGTGAGGAACGGAGCAACAATACAGGGAGCGCAGGTAACATTCCGTGGGGAATGAAAACTCACCACAATCACCACTTCTGCCGCCTACACTTTTAACGGCTCTGATGGAAGAAGCCCCCACTAACTGCAGACCGAGCAGCGATAACCAGGGGGCATAAGACAGAATGGAAGATATTAGCTCGTCTCggaggatgtggtggctctgagaagagcctttgtgttgtactCGGGGTGCAGGACAGATCTAGGCCCTCTCCCCACGGATGCGGCGGGCCAGCTGGATGTCTTTGGGCATGATGGTGACCCTCTTAGCGTGGATGGCGCACAGATTTGTGTCCTCAAACAGCCCCACCAGATAAGCCTCGCTGGCCTCCTGCAGGGCCATGACGGCCGAGCTCTGGAAGCGGAGATCGGTCTTGAAGTCCTGGGCGATTTCTCTTACCAGGCGCTGGAAGGGAAGCTTACGGATCAGCAGCTCCGTGGACTTCTGGTACCGGCGGATCTCACGGAGAGCGACTGTGCCTGGCCGGTAGCGGTGAGGCTTCTTCACTCCGCCGGTGGCGGGAGCGCTCTTCCTGGCGGCCTTAGTGGCCAGCTGCTTGCGGGGAGCTTTCCCTCCGGTGGATTTACGGGCGGTCTGCTTAGTTCTGGCCATAGCTCAGTATAGAGGAGAACAGATGTGATGAGGAGCAGCGCAGAGCAGGAGATTTATACTCTGCTGCTCGTTTTCCCGCTTCATGCAGAGCACCCTATTGGATATTTCATAAAACAACA is a genomic window containing:
- the LOC142246320 gene encoding histone H3; the protein is MARTKQTARKSTGGKAPRKQLATKAARKSAPATGGVKKPHRYRPGTVALREIRRYQKSTELLIRKLPFQRLVREIAQDFKTDLRFQSSAVMALQEASEAYLVGLFEDTNLCAIHAKRVTIMPKDIQLARRIRGERA